aatccaggcctTTCTTCAGGAGGTCGTTGTTgttttctgggctaaaagaactcatccttagcgtggggaaaccagattcgAGAGGgatcactgcctcggctccataagtcatagagaatggagtttctcctgtggacctgcgcggcgtagttcgatacgtccacaaaatatgaggtagttcttctacccacctgcctttcgcatcgtccaaccttttcttgagcccactgactatgaccttattaacggcctcagcttgcccatttccctgaggataagctggagtggagtatctatttataatgcccatgtcaccataatatttcctaaaagccttgctgtcgaattgaacgccattatccgaaataagtgtgtgtggtacaccaaatctggtaacgatgttttttcagataaacttcttggaatcgacgtccctaatatttgctaaaggctcagcctcgacccatttagtgaagtagtcagtccccacgagcagccatcttttgtttcctatagccctcgaaaatggccccactatgtccaatccccattgcgcgaaaggctaaggactggagagaggattgagaacccctccaggttgatgaatgttaggggcgaacctttggcactggTCGCATTTTCTtacatagtcctgagcttccctctgcatattgggccaccaatatccttgagttagggctctgtgggctaaggacctccccccagtgtggctcccacaaatcccttcatgtagtTCTTCTAGAAGCATTtgcgttgattcagggtgcacacaaaacaagtatggtcctgagaaggatcgtttatacagtttctgatcctcggacaactagaaacgtggcgcctttcgatgaatcttatctgcttcagacttatccttaggaaggatgtcgtttttcagaaaagatatcaccgggtcaatccaactaggtccaggccttatcagatggatacggGCTTCATTGACagtggtaagagttggctctagcaaatcctctacaagGATAATCCTCGGCAAACACTGAGTCAAGGACGTTGCTaatgtggccaaagaatctgcatgagtgtttccacttctTGAAACATGAGATAAgatgaaagaatcaaatttagcttgctgacgtttgacTTGGGCcaagtactcttgcattcttggatccctagcctccatggtccccgtgacctggctgaccactaactgagaatctgagaacatatgaacttcctttccgcccatcttatgtaccatgctcatgcccaccaagactgcttcgtactcggcctcattattagtagccaagaacgccaatctcagagattttttgaagacaattcccttaggggatatcaggacaagtccaacaccagaccctctttgattagctgccccatcaacagacactttccaagtcgaaggTGCTGCGCATGTGAtcacaccaattgatttttcatccatgtgtgattccttcaaagtttcttctagcaatggttcggcaaactctgccaccaaatcagtaaggacctggcctttcaccgaggtgcgcggcatgtatttgatgtcaaaagctcccaaaatggtgccccatttagccaccctgcTAGAGTAATCAGCACTGCGTAATACTGACTTGAggggcagttgggtcaaaaccaccatggtgtgggattggaaatagtgaggaagcttccgcgtggcatgaactacggccagCAGTGCTTTCTCCCAaagtagatagcgcacctcgacctcattcaaggacttactgacgtagtagacTAGTCTCTGCACCCCACTttcgtcccttatgaggaccaggctgactgcgtgaacggccactgccagatacgcaaacAGGACCTCGTCCACTTCGGGACGAGACAAAATGGATGGCcaagaaagatattgcttaagctgttggaaggctaacacgcagtccttgatccattgaaaccctttccatttattcaaaaattggaagaaaggacggcaccggtcagctgaccgagagataaatctgctaaGTGCggcgatcattccggtcaacttctggacctcttttgggttccgatgGCTGTTAGTCCTGAATAGCTTTGACCTGtgccgggtttacctctataactctatgagtaaccatataacctaagaactttccagaacccacaccaaaagaaaacTTTGAGGCGTTAAAGCACAGCTTGTACTTCTTAAGAACCtgaaaggtgtcggccaaatctttaatgtgcgaaggtattgttttactcttcaccaccatatcatccacgtatacctcaatggtcttcccaagttGTAGTTCAAACATTTTGGTCATCATTCTtcgataggtagccccagcattcttcaacccaaacgacatgaccttatagtgatagttcccttttggagtaatgaaagcagtcttctcttgatccttcaatgccaatggaatctggtggtaaccttggaaggcatctagaaaactcatctgaggatgtccgacagtggcgtccaccagttgatcaatacgtggcattgggaatgaatcctttaggcaagccttgtttaaatccgtgaagtccacacataccctccacgttccattcttatttttgaccacaaccgtatgcgccaaccattcagggtagaaaacttctttaatagccccagccctcttgagcttgagcacttcctctttgacAGCCTCGGAGTGTTCCTTGGAGGAatgccgaggtggctgccttttCGGAACAAAggcggggttgacattcaaatgatgacaaatgaagcttagGTCTACGCCTGGAGTCTCATAatgatcccacgcaaaaacatcaatgttgtctttcaaaaattccaacaaatccatcttctcctggtgtggcaaacgtatgccaacttaaAAGAATCTTTCagggtcatccgctatcaaaaacttctccaaaCCCTTACAGAGGGcttcctctcctgtcaccgcaCCGGGTGCAttcggagctgttaattgctataagtctttgatAATCAAAGCCGaggactcggcttctgtctaaTGCAGCACTGCAgtcgatatgcattgcctggccaccgattggctgccaaggatctcttcaacatattcccccgatgggaatttaaccttagcatgcaaggtagaggagacagcacccaaagtgtgcagccatggcctagcgaggatggctgtatatggggaatacgcgtcaaccacaatgaaatccacctcaaccgtttctgagccagattgaacgggcaaacgaatctgtccatTCGGTACAATGGTTttaccttcaaagcttataagtggtgagtcataaggagtaagatcctccaacttcaaccttagccctttgaataaatcagggtacatgatatctgcaccgctgccctgatcaattaTCACCTTTTTTaggtcataattccctatcctaagagtgaccacaagagcatcgtcatggggttggatggtcccatccttatcctcctctgaaaatcccaaaacgggcaaattcaccttcaacctcttcggcttgCAGCCTGCCTCTTCGACTTGAGGAtgcgaaactgccatcaccctggtgggacatgagccggtcctgccaggtgcagcgaagataacgttaattgtttCCAATGtcggccgagatggattattcttctaatTATTTGAGCTGGACTAACTgccttgcccgttaggttgataaaggtgctgcttcagttttccttcactgacaagctgctccaagtggttccagagggtctGACAGTTTTTGGTAGTatggcccacgtcctgatggtactgacaaaagagattctaattcctcttcgcagggtcccccgccatcttactaggccacctgaagtagggctccttaccgactttctccagtagctggtgtactggttctcggaacacagtatttacggtctgaggtgctgccgagccagaCTGCCCGGTGTAATTtcttctcggcttgttgttatgatatctgtccgacctgaaatcccttctctcttgcgggataaccttcgccttaccctttccttgctcttggtcttcctctacccttttgtattcatcaatgcgatccatgaggcgacatATGCTGAGGAtaggctttttggtcagggaCTTCCTCAAGttgtgatcagtaggaaggcctaccttaaaggtattaattgCCACCTCATAAAGTCCCTATCTATCTCGTTAAATATCTCCCAATACCGGTCGGAGTATGCCTTCAACGtttcaccctccctcatggtcatAGATAACAGTGAGTCCAATGGTCAAGGAACTCTGCTACATGTGATAAACCGCGACGCAAATGTTCTAGTAagttccccaaacgaacctacagaccccgatttaaggccgttgaaccacctcatagcgacgagtcccaagctagaggggaagactttacacatcagggtctcattatgagaatgcaatgccatcctctggttaaagtgactcataTGCTCCACCGAATCAGTCCGGCTattgtagatggtgaaggtaggctgggtaaacctcctagggagcctccccttctcaatcctccatgagaatggcgatttagagaactggtgcaacgcccggctcatagcatcattccccaagcccctggaagggAGCTTCTTGCGTCTACGAGCTGgtgggtcgtcctcctcacaaaaggacattgcgctggggggcgaccatgacctcgagctgtagctACTTCCCCAGGCCTcccctgaagaaggattagatgaggatggtgaatGCTTCCGTCTGGCATGGCGCAGTTTCCTTTTAagatgattaatctccttctgcatggccttagcaccatcctcgtgggtggtgctgcctccgccatgagtatggctcgCTCTAAGGTATTCCGTGtgaacgcttccctctcgatccctccgacgtTCAAGACGCTagaaaagatcctcaggttgtgatccttgagactctgcGTGCTgtgaacctaagcctgccataatattccAGTTCCTTCCAGACTAGAATTTCCCACAGACGAagccaattgtaagcgcacaattgcacctagacccaaaggcaactgtgggctcaggcccaatgagccttaaacaatgaaatttatagagtgtggatCTGAAATCTAGTTAAGGACACTGGAAACTTAATAAACAAACTAAGATGTAAAAATACTTGCGAATAGTAAATGATTATTGCAAAGGagcttcctcggacataagccgaggacaatttctgtattatttctctttctttcttgaaagttacaattcttagtttctttcttggCAATTGATCGAtctcccccttttctttggcctctaccccccttaaatacctattctcttggtgctttatccacgtgttgcccaaATCTCCCCCCCTcacaccaccttcttcaagtgttttaaatagtaaccagaaggttCAACTCTACTGTTCAGGAGttacttccccattaatgcggccagggaggtaggtgcagggtctttaatgtggaggtggtagCCTTTTCttaagatatttctctaacaccggTGCCTCTAGAGGATACAGGATCCCctttttaaccaacagtctttctggAACCCTGCCTGGATCTTTCTAGCGAATCTCCAAGTCCTCCTGGGTCTATCCTAGGAGAAATTTATCCTCGGACgcatcctcggaccctcggcgtatgggccaatttgtAATCCTAACGGCCTTTTAATTAAGAACGAGTTGGTCCTTCTTgtcagagcccaaaggcccaaatgcctacTCGGGTCCTCTTACTCCCcacaaaatcaatgaaaaattaaaacaaaaatattgtctATACATATTATCTAGGGCGGTTTTAACTTTCCTTACAATTTTgcatttacatatttatttgctttaatttagATGTGTATAAAActataaatgaaaaatgaaataaatgatGAATAcataatctcaatttttttaataaaaaaatgtctatAAAAAGGTATTCACAAATCTTGCTTAATCGTTGATGGCAGAAAAGATACAACCCAACAATTGACACGTAGGAGGAGTCCAAATCAAACGTGTTATAGATCTCCTACGAGATATTTGTATCTCCATTGTCATATTATTGACTAATTCATATGTGTTCCTTGatgcaagtattttttttttaatcattttatttacaacactaaaagttattaataaATGGAGTTTGTTGTTAACCTAAGTTGGGGGAattcatattataatatgttatattttgtgttgttgttAGGTGTTAGTATATTTGGAAAATAATAGGATAATCTGGATAATATGATGAAGAACAATTTTGCAGTTGAAGAAAATGGTTTTTGTGAAGTTTCTTTTCACtatttgtaaattttgtttttaaaaaactagCAGCAAATTGTTATGCTTTTGTTATGTAATGTTCCTAGATGCTTAAGTAATTGTTTTAAACATTTAGGAGTATTTTATATtgctcttcatttttcttatctcattttgaggtttttaagaaaacaaattcaattttatgtttaaaattatatatttatctattcATTATTCACATGTTAGATTAGATTATGACAATATTTACACAATACaaattttttctacttttttcttctttggaatTGTACACTTGGATTAGATTATAATCATCATGTATAAAGCTGTAATCATCATTTTTGCTTTGAATTTGATTATGCATTGGATATTTGGCTTGATCACATcacatttgatatgttttacaTATTCGGGAGAATGGGTTTGACTTTGATATGAATTctatttttccctttcttttttattttgaattgtagCATTgtatagttttattaatttttgagatATATGTTTTTCGATGTTTTGGATTGGATGGTAGAAAAAAATTAGGTTTGagaatgtttaaaaataaaagaataattttcaattttatatactttttaatgatataaaaaatgttataaataaattttattaaaaatgaatatgtTTGCTAACTTACCTTTTGAATTCCttaagaaaaattgtattgttttcatttgtgtacaacaaaaattataaatattacaTTTGTAATTGTTCCTGTAGGGATGAAGGGCCCAAATAAGAATATTGGGCCGTGGGCCGTACTCAATGACGTCAAAGAGCCCGAAGACAAGCATGTTTTAGTGAAGACAAGTAGATTATTGGACCGAGGAAGAGGTCTAATCATAATGAACAAGTGACGTTGTCTGAGGAGCAATCGCGCTAGGGAGAATAAGCTTTAGAGAGAGGTGagtcaacaaaaaattaagaaatatctaggaagaGAGCTACTTCCACcgtattgaatgctctgtatCTAACCCCCTAGCCACATTAAAGTAGAAGTGATACTTGAACAGTGACTTTCAGTCTCATAGCTACCcacaaagacttcaagaaggtgctgatgAAACAAGTATTAAGAAGATTAGCAATTTGATCTACAAGTGGAATGCTGAGATGAAAAGGAGGAAGGAAAAGGAAGAATTCCATTACAGAGGGGATCATAAGAAATCCCAAAAGGAAATCACTGTGTAatcaagaacttgaatatttgtatTAGTCTAGGAGAAATAGATAAGAACATATCATCCTCGGATCTAATCGAGGAGTATCTTTTCTTCTCAAACTGTTTGTCTAACTCATTCTAATGCCAACTAGCCTATTGTGCTTCACATTCTAACTCATTGAACGTTCAGTTATAGACCCGATCTCtatcaaatttattgttttggggcTCATTGGGCCATTGTCCAAATCTCTTGAGCTGTGGAGTGAATCGTGTCCTTACAgttcctataataaataaaaatatgaaaatgaaatgcattactctttattaaattagtccaaattacaacaaaaatatattatatatttaatgaaaccactctaaaaaattatcacgcGTAACGCGCGGATCCATCAAACACACTTCCAAACACATAATTGAAACCCATCAATTAAGGTTGTATACAAGTTGGGTTGAGTTAGGCTAGGGTATTTTTCAACCCAACTCGACTTTCTCAAGTAGTTATAAAACCAAATCAATCCAATTTGTAGTAATTAGGatggaaaaattttgttatgcttaataaaaaaaatattggacttttttttaaacttattattCAACATATGATTACAGTTTACATAATTGAGTCTAATATCATAACTTATTAGAAGTatcaaaattaatcaaactaattaattaatttaaaccaAGTtgcaaaatccaaaataagtcaaattaataaattttagatgcatatatttttttaactactaATAATGTGAGTTGAGTTGGGTTGTTCAAAATGAAAATCTTGCCAACCCAAATACAATCCAAtctgataataataaaattttaaaaaaaaaaaaaaaaaaaaaaaaaaaaaactgaactcGTCAATTCATAAACAACAAACTTGAGGTGCTGAGTTAGGTTGGATCGGATTCATCAAGTTGGTAGATTGATTGCATACCCATTAACATAATCATCAGAATCAAAGgcccaatacaaaaaaaaacccagaatcAAAGGCCCTTTTACTACCCTACAGCATGGAAACGAGAGGTCTGAATGTGAGAATCTTCTACTTGACTGATATAAGCGCTTTTGTTTTCAATCAATTTCTTTTAACAGAATAACAAAACCTTTGAAAGTGAAGCAATCTGCTTGTAATTTATGAAAAagaccaacaacaaaaaaaatttatgaaagaaCCATATGATATGAACCACATTATCAATGCTcattcttaattaaaaatttgatttggGGATGGcatggaaaaaaatataattaagatCCAGGTGGTCAAGATCCAGAGAAAGTGCAAGTTGACATTGAAATTGTCAACTTTGCAAGTTAATTAGATTACTTGTAAAATCTATAGCGTCCAAAACTGAACGAAGTTTCCATAGAGAGAACCTTATGTTCTAAGCAAGGCGACTTTCTTCATTGTCTCAAATTCCCCCACTGCTGTTCTTACTTCTTactcaccctctctctctctctctctcacacacacaaaggtttgttttttACTCTCTGAACTGAACTAAAAGAGTTCAGAGTGAATagaaaatgggaagtggagCTGATCAAGACTTCCAAAGCCAAAGAGAGCAGgcacatcaacaacaacagtCCCATGACAAAAAGTACAAGCTCAAGATGCTTTTGCTTATTATAATCACCAATCTCCTCACCATATACATCTTCACTGCTCCTTTCTACTTCAACTTATCTGTCTACTCCTGCACCTCTCTCTTGCACGACCTTAACTCCACCAAATCCCAGCTTGCTCCCAGTCACTCTATAATTGCTGAGCTGCTCCAAAAACTCAGTTCCACTAACTTACTCAGCCAGGCCCTACTCATCGAGCTTACACGCCAACATGACGAGTTATCTAGTACTAATCGAGCACACGAGTCCATCAAACTTGGTTATGATATTGATTCAAGAATTCACATACCTGATGAGCTTATGCTTGCAATTGGCCCTCACGAGCTTCCACTGGGGTACTCACCACAGATGGGGTCTGATGAGGTTTACCCGCCAGTTGGAGCAGGCTGCTTTAAGTTTCCAGAGGAGTTGGTGCAATATATGACATACGACATTGGAGACCAGTGTCCAATAGATGATGTTTTAGTCCAAAGGCTCATGCTTAAAGGGTGCGAACCACTTCCACGCCGGAGATGCCGTCCCAAGTCCCCTGCCAATTATGTAGAGCCAACAACATTTCCGGATAGCCTCTGGGCAACCCCACCAGACACCAGCATCATTTGGGATCCCTACACTTGTAAAAGTTACCGGTGCCTCATAGAGCGCAAGAATGCACCAGGATACTTTGACTGCAAAAATTGCTTCGACTTGAAGGGCAGAGAGAAAAGTCAGTGGCTCTTTGACGATGGAGGGCTTGATTATGGGATTGATCATGTTCTCAACACAAAACCTCATGGGACAATCCGTATAGGACTTGATATAGGAGGTGGGACTGCCACATTTGCTGCCAGAATGAGAGAACGGAATGTCACAATCATCACTAGCACATTGAATTTGGATGGTCCATTCAACAGCTTCATTGCCTCACGGGGATTGATCCCAATCCATGTTAGTGTAGCCCAAAGGCTTCCTTTCTTTGAGAACACACTTGATATTGTGCATTCCATACATATTCTAAGCAACTGGATTCCGGAAACTATGCTTGAGTTCACGCTCTATGACATATACAGGGTGTTAAGGCCAGGGGGGCTATTTTGGCTTGACCACTTCTTCTGCCAGGGGTCACAACTCAACGCCACTTACATTCCAATGTTGGATCGTATTGGATTCAAGAAACTAAGATGGAATGCTAGCAGGAAGCTTGATCGTGGAATTCATAAGAATGAGTGGTACTTTTCAGCTCTGTTGGAGAAACCAATGAAGTGAGCCTGCACCTAATAAGGTACACGTGTAACCTATTTGCTCCGCCAACACATTTTGTATGATAATCATGTTTTGTTTGATAATCTTGACTGGTTTTGGCAAGTGAAAATCTAAATAGATTTGAAGTCTTACTTTAAGAGGTGCGaaatataaacatattaattgAACAAAAGGGTATAGAGAAGCACCATAGAACTTGACAATTGATATGACTGAGGTTGCAATTTGTGGCCTATTTTGTTGCTCTTGTAAATTATGCAGAGTTGCGATGAAGCAAGGATACAGATTTAGAAGATTGATGAATAGGTCTAAGGGAAAGCCAAACAAAACCATGACCAAAGGATTACAAGGTTAATTCAATTTAGCAACCATGCTATTGAGCaaaaaacaaagcaatagtTTCAGTACATGACCTTCGAAGATTCCGTCCACCACACAACCAAAACAGAAAGGGCTAATTACGACAGCCAAAAAAAACGAAATAATTGTCTCAACTGAAATAGGAAACTGTACATATTTTCTCTTTGCAAAAGTATTGTAGAATTGCGTACATAGCGTAGAAATCAAAAGTGCAGTATACGATGACTAGCCTTGCTTGGAATTctgtaaatattttaaattctgTCTTTCTTGCTCTTCCCTTCGTATTTGTGCAGGGTTGACGGCCTAAGATTCTGTTTCAACCCCCTCACCCTccacacacaaataaaaaagtacCATCATAAACACAGTTCTGGTAACTTACTATATGATTACAGGCATTAGGATGTGCAATACTAATTGGATATTCTACACAAAGTAGATCagaatattttattcaaataaatgaaaaaaaaaaaaaaaaatcgcccTTTTACGATGTTTGAAAAAACCCCATTTCATTTTTTCTGATGATATATTGGCAGTTGTGGATCATTTGATTGGAATGAAATTTGGAATAGGGCTTCTATCTTGGAAGGTATACTCCACTGTAAAACAAGTGCCTCAACTATAAGGATAGCCTGGATGGGGCGAACTCCCCTTACTTGTCTCCTCAAAACTAGCAGAAGCGGATGTGGAATTAGCATTGGGATCTACACCAGCAAGCTCCATAATGTTTTCAATCTCTTTAACCACCTCAACCATCATAGGCCTGTCGGATCCTGGTTCTTTCACACACCTCATTGCCAGATCCACAAACTTTTCTAACCCTTTCAGGGTTGTTCCCAAACCAATGGCTGGGTCAAGATATTCATGAAGGTTGTATAAATCTTTTGTCTTATCCATTTTCTCCTGAACCCCTCTCACAATATATTTCCCATGCTCTATTGGCTTTCTTGCAGTTATCAGCTCCAACATTAGCACTCCAAAGCTATATACATCACTTTTCTCAGTCAACTTATGGGTCATGTAATATTCTGGATCCATGTAGCCCTGCAGTTGATCAAATCCATTCTTAGTGCTAGATTTTGAtgtatttttgtgaaatttaaataatattaagacaaaaattttgaaacttaagcTTTTCTTCTTCAAGTGATTGGAAATCAAGATGCCTAAACTACCACAAACTCATACTAGTACTCTTATGGTATAACAGAAACCACCCCTACTCTGCAATGGCATATTGTGGGATCATTAAATGAAAATCTCTTCCCCTCCAAATATATGGTGGTTCTGGCAGTAATAGTAGGCAGCAAGAAATGCTTGCCCTGCCTATAacacttaaataaatttttgtgcAGTATATAGTTGGTGTGGTGAACAGCTCCTACCGGCTGCTTTGTTTTCCTAATTTGTTTAAGGCCTCCAGGTACTAGTAgaagtatgtgtgtgtgagtttgAAAAAATCCCTTGCCAATGGCTGGGCCTAAAACTTCAgtaaaagagggaaaaaatagGTAGCTatctttacatttatctacTTCATTCCTTGAAACATTCCCAGAAGCTCCACCAGGAATTTCAGAAAACTAAACTTGATCATTCctgaaaaatcttcaaaatgTTCCTTTCACCATGTTTATCTTGCTATTACTTTTACTTTAGAAAAGATGCCTGAATAAAgttgattttcattttatatttttgggatctcttttttgttgttgttgggtttgCAAAATTTGGGACTTTTAAGTCCAGCcgatgaaagaaaattttttgagGTTTCCGAGTTGGTTTCGGAATCCTATGTTAGCTAGAAGAATAATGAGGAGGTGCAATGGTCCTTTAAAATAGAGCTGGGGcgtagccttttt
This genomic stretch from Castanea sativa cultivar Marrone di Chiusa Pesio chromosome 1, ASM4071231v1 harbors:
- the LOC142637267 gene encoding putative methyltransferase At1g29790, whose protein sequence is MGSGADQDFQSQREQAHQQQQSHDKKYKLKMLLLIIITNLLTIYIFTAPFYFNLSVYSCTSLLHDLNSTKSQLAPSHSIIAELLQKLSSTNLLSQALLIELTRQHDELSSTNRAHESIKLGYDIDSRIHIPDELMLAIGPHELPLGYSPQMGSDEVYPPVGAGCFKFPEELVQYMTYDIGDQCPIDDVLVQRLMLKGCEPLPRRRCRPKSPANYVEPTTFPDSLWATPPDTSIIWDPYTCKSYRCLIERKNAPGYFDCKNCFDLKGREKSQWLFDDGGLDYGIDHVLNTKPHGTIRIGLDIGGGTATFAARMRERNVTIITSTLNLDGPFNSFIASRGLIPIHVSVAQRLPFFENTLDIVHSIHILSNWIPETMLEFTLYDIYRVLRPGGLFWLDHFFCQGSQLNATYIPMLDRIGFKKLRWNASRKLDRGIHKNEWYFSALLEKPMK